A window of the Procambarus clarkii isolate CNS0578487 chromosome 79, FALCON_Pclarkii_2.0, whole genome shotgun sequence genome harbors these coding sequences:
- the LOC123764582 gene encoding uncharacterized protein encodes MNESSVLNVASVLNVASVPNAPSVINTCNVLNAPIVLNSPSVLNAPSVLNIPSVKNTPSMLNVPSVMNTPSVLKRPILLNETSVMSALSVLNAPSEINTRNVLNAPIVLNAPFVRKGVIVLNAFSVLKEPSVLNAFSVLKEPSVLNAFSVLKEPSVLNAPSVLNAFSVLNEPSVLNAPSVLNEPCVLSIP; translated from the exons ATGAATGAATCCAGTGTGCTGAATGTAGCCAGTGTGCTGAATGTAGCCAGTGTGCCAAATGCACCCAGTGTGATAAATACATGCAATGTGCTTAATGCACCCATTGTGCTGAATTCACCTAGTGTGCTGAATGCACCCAGTGTGCTGAATATACCCAGTGTGAAGAATACACCCAGTATGCTGAATGTACCCAGTGTGATGAATACACCCAGTGTGCTGAAAAGACCTATTTTGCTGAATGAAACTAGTGTGATGAGTGCACTTAGTGTGCTAAATGCACCCAGTGAGATAAATACACGCAATGTGCTGAATGCACCCATTGTGCTGAATGCACCCTTTGTTAGGAAGGGTGTGAT TGTGCTGAATGCCTTCAGTGTGCTGAAGGAACCCAGTGTGCTGAATGCCTTCAGTGTGCTGAAGGAACCCAGTGTGCTGAATGCCTTCAGTGTGCTGAAGGAACCCAGTGTGCTGAATGCACCCAGTGTGCTGAATGCCTTCAGTGTGCTGAATGAACCCAGTGTGCTGAATGCACCCAGTGTGCTGAATGAACCCTGTGTGCTGAGTATACCCTGA